One genomic region from Ammospiza caudacuta isolate bAmmCau1 chromosome 1, bAmmCau1.pri, whole genome shotgun sequence encodes:
- the PPP1R3G gene encoding protein phosphatase 1 regulatory subunit 3G: MASPARPRQELAAEERRLRGAAPTVPRDGKREAAGERLVLLELRRCGRPPSPGPGQRQEEGEEEEDEGEAAAGEDCCGKCKKRVQFADSLGLSLASVKHFSDAEEPQVPPAALSHLQSPPGEERDPPPPGADPPPPALLLVPDFPDGGEPSAERLRRQRVCLERLGRPAAPTDVRGTVRVLGGPGPREVTVRYTFNEWLSFVDVPAAPLPPEPPAERYGFTLCVPPSLREGSALHFAIRYRSPQGEFWDNNAGRNYTLRCCGCPGGGPAPPSANPRAPAPDHRLRHMA; the protein is encoded by the exons ATGGCGAGCCCCGCACGCCCGCGGCAGGAGCTGGCGGCCGAGgagcggcggctccgcggcGCGGCCCCGACGGTGCCCCGCGACGGCAagcgggaggcggcgggggagcggctggtgctgctggagctgcgcCGCTGCGGGCGGCCGCCGTCCCCCGGCCCCGGCCAGcggcaggaggagggggaggaggaggaagacgagggggaggcggcggcgggcgaAGATTGCTGCGGCAAGTGCAAGAAGCGGGTGCAGTTCGCCGACTCGCTGGGGCTGAGCCTCGCCAGCGTCAAGCACTTCAGCGACGCCGAGGAGCCGCAGGTGCCGCCCGCCGCGCTGTCGCACCTGCAGAGCCCGCCCGGCGAGGAGCGGgacccgccgccgcccggcgccgacccgccgccgcccgcgctgCTCCTGGTGCCCGACTTCCCCGACGGCGGCGAGCCCAGCGCCGAGCGGCTGCGGCGGCAGCGCGTCTGCCTGGAGCGCCTGGGGCGGCCCGCGGCGCCCACCGACGTGCGGGGCACGGTGCGAGTGCTGGGCGGCCCCGGGCCCCGGGAGGTGACGGTGCGCTACACCTTCAACGAGTGGCTCTCCTTCGTGGACGTCCCGGCCGCGCCGCTGCCCCCCGAGCCGCCGGCCGAGCGCTACGGCTTCACCCTGTGCGTCCCGCCGAGCCTGCGGGAGGGCTCGGCCCTGCACTTCGCCATCCGCTACCGCAGCCCGCAGGGAGAGTTCTGGGATAACAACGCAGGCCGCAACTACACGCTGCGCTGCTGCGGCTGCcccgggggcggccccgcc CCCCCATCAGCGAAtcccagggctcctgctcctgACCATAGGTTGAGACACATGGCATAA
- the RPP40 gene encoding ribonuclease P protein subunit p40, which translates to MLPAQLGRAPRHLLVCERGHARHPRSRHAAHVRDHAYSCRVSFLIPECGLLPEVLKSAIADFGEYYLVRNLPIHELVAHEFIDAFVKKGSCYALTYKTKIDQDNTAALLPNGKLILSVDKDTYEELGLQGRPSRYSGKKVMRYIITVDLTDAGFHPESKKHNRVLWALKEKKPLEFDFLLAWYNTGAEGSTLMSYFSKSQIQALKPKITFSTLRDLQCPVLQSNDLRGKPEEFCSTEELFEWLGAVLNQVSLDNKSSSFLSTYCCPEPNTVVEKAFLCTITGFIIPEKIIQLLEQLCCYFGEPKLAHWLTLTVHGFADSPVSWRESEHGFHKGGENLYNFVIFRNLDYWLHMAVGTHDDCPP; encoded by the exons ATGCTGCCGGCGCAGCTCGGGCGCGCGCCGCGGCACCTGCTGGTGTGCGAGCGCGGCCACGCGCGCCACCCGCGCTCGCGGCACGCGGCGCACGTGCGGGACCACGCCTACAGCTGCCGC GTGTCTTTTTTGATCCCGGAATGTGGGCTGCTACCTGAAGTGCTGAAAAGCGCAATTGCAGATTTTGGAGAGTACTACCTGGTGAGGAATTTACCCATTCATGAATTGGTCGCTCATGAATTCATTGATGCTTTCGTGAAGAAAG GTTCATGCTACGCACTTACCTATAAGACAAAAATTGATCAAGATAATACTGCAGCTCTGCTACCAAATG GTAAACTAATTCTGTCAGTGGATAAGGACACTTATGAGGAACTTGGACTGCAAGGTCGCCCTTCTCGGTATTCAGGCAAAAAAGTCATGCGATACA TTATCACTGTTGACTTGACTGATGCTGGCTTTCACCCTGAGAGCAAGAAACATAACAGAGTGCTTTGGGccttgaaagaaaagaaacctttAGAATTTGACTTCCTACTGGCTTGGTATAATACAG GTGCAGAGGGATCAACATTGATGTCATACTTTTCAAAAAGCCAGATACAGGCCCTGAAGCCAAAAATAACATTCAGCACCTTAAGGGACTTGCAGTGTCCAGTGTTACAAAGTAATGATCTACGAGGAAAGCCAGAGGAGTTCTGCAGTACAGAGGAGCTCTTTGAATGGCTGGGGGCTGTCTTGAATCAAGTTAGCTT agACAACAAATCCTCCAGCTTCTTATCAACCTATTGCTGTCCTGAGCCCAACACAGTGgtggaaaaagcttttttgtGCACAATCACAGGCTTTATAATTCCTGAGAAGATTATTCAGTTATTGGAGCAGCTGTG TTGCTATTTTGGTGAGCCAAAACTGGCACACTGGCTGACCTTAACTGTGCATGGCTTTGCAGACAGCCCTGTTTCCTGGAGAGAAAGTGAGCATGGTTTCCACAAAGGAGGAGAGAACTTGTACAACTTTGTCATTTTTAGAAATCTGGACTACTGGCTTCACATGGCTGTAGGAACTCATGATGATTGTCCTCCATAA